Proteins from a genomic interval of Bacteroidota bacterium:
- a CDS encoding LacI family DNA-binding transcriptional regulator yields MSVTIYDIADRAGVSIATVSRVLNRHPRVSQKTRERVFAVADELGYQPHVSARSLARQNTQLVAAVVPMMTSYFFMEVIRGIQDRLASSEYDLLVYASRSMEAVGDQIGRAAQKGRADGVLICSTPITEAQVRHLSAADVPSVLVDAFHVGLDSVSVDNCRGGYVATKHLISQGYHRIGLIMANPHSVPARDRREGYEAALAEAGIDLNPALIRASADDQTMHGYTREAGYVAMNELLALPEPPDAIFAASDVQALGALKALRQADLHTPDDLAVCGFDDIRTSAYVGLTTVRQPMYEMGKLAVEKLLRRLEQPSLPPSHTSFAPRLIERETTA; encoded by the coding sequence TTGAGCGTCACCATCTACGACATTGCCGACCGGGCTGGCGTCTCGATCGCCACCGTCTCGCGTGTCCTGAACCGGCACCCGCGGGTGTCCCAGAAGACTCGGGAACGCGTCTTCGCGGTGGCCGATGAGCTCGGCTACCAGCCCCACGTCTCGGCACGCTCACTGGCGCGCCAGAACACGCAGTTGGTGGCCGCGGTCGTGCCGATGATGACATCCTACTTCTTCATGGAGGTCATCCGCGGCATCCAGGACCGGCTCGCGTCGAGCGAGTACGACCTCTTGGTCTACGCGTCCCGGTCGATGGAGGCCGTGGGCGACCAGATCGGCCGCGCTGCCCAGAAAGGCCGCGCCGACGGGGTGCTGATCTGCTCGACGCCGATCACCGAGGCGCAGGTGCGGCATCTAAGCGCCGCTGACGTGCCGAGCGTCCTCGTCGATGCGTTTCACGTGGGGCTCGACTCGGTGTCGGTGGACAACTGCCGGGGCGGCTACGTCGCCACCAAGCATCTGATCAGCCAAGGGTACCACCGCATCGGGCTCATCATGGCCAACCCGCACTCGGTCCCGGCGCGCGACCGCCGCGAGGGCTACGAGGCTGCGCTCGCCGAGGCCGGGATCGACCTCAACCCAGCTCTCATCCGCGCGAGCGCCGACGACCAGACCATGCACGGCTACACCCGCGAGGCGGGCTACGTGGCCATGAACGAACTCTTGGCCCTGCCCGAGCCGCCCGACGCCATCTTCGCCGCGAGCGACGTGCAGGCGCTTGGGGCGCTCAAGGCACTGCGCCAGGCCGACCTGCATACCCCGGACGACCTCGCCGTCTGTGGCTTCGACGACATCCGCACGAGCGCCTACGTCGGCCTGACGACCGTGCGCCAGCCGATGTACGAGATGGGCAAGCTCGCCGTCGAGAAGCTGCTGCGCCGCCTTGAACAGCCGAGCCTGCCGCCGAGCCACACCTCCTTCGCCCCACGCCTCATCGAACGCGAGACGACTGCCTGA
- a CDS encoding peptidylprolyl isomerase has product MRLLRLPAMCLTAGLLLGGGWLSGCEDVPEEKDAVAHVENVAITADALSDAYASFAMQAGLPEDDARMREDVLGSLINRQLVIQAAWDAGVRQSPDYQEELARVRKQASIDHYTARVLYDTLRVREADLRRVFLQSNTTYEARHLYAPSFEAAEALRARLLAGEAFEALAREVFADPTLAENGGYVGEFGHDDMDAAFEYAAFTLPVGEISEPVQTALGYSIIRVENRATVPLLTETQFAEKRATLERYERKRLRVEVRYRHSRAVRDALDIEVAPGPLADLAALASGEGGEAPSDTDAWQSTPIVTFDSPTTGTQTWTVADVERLAAQASERQLSAVRDDRSLQTFIEGLVVREELAARAAEAGLDEGDRFDAVVAKRIGDWVFAQTEQRMRETASPPVDSLRAYFDEYASYYTMPARVPVQEILVASNREAQELRARINAGEDFGALARDYSQRPGADLGGGDLGLLSRGDLGVLGDPVFEAAPGALVGPLEVAGSYVLLRRGALQPPRPMTFAEARPQIAGRLDAEYAQRWLGRYLEDLRSRYDVRIHTDAVARVRLFS; this is encoded by the coding sequence ATGCGCCTGCTTCGCCTTCCTGCGATGTGTCTCACCGCCGGGCTGCTGCTCGGGGGCGGGTGGCTGTCCGGCTGCGAAGACGTGCCTGAGGAGAAGGACGCCGTAGCGCACGTCGAAAACGTGGCGATCACGGCCGATGCGCTCTCGGACGCCTACGCCTCCTTCGCGATGCAGGCAGGCCTCCCGGAGGACGACGCGCGGATGCGCGAGGATGTGCTCGGGAGCCTCATCAACCGCCAACTCGTGATCCAGGCAGCGTGGGACGCCGGTGTCCGGCAGTCGCCCGACTACCAGGAGGAGCTCGCGCGCGTCCGCAAGCAGGCCTCCATCGACCACTACACCGCGCGGGTGCTCTACGACACGCTGCGGGTCCGCGAGGCCGACCTCCGGCGGGTGTTCTTGCAGTCCAACACGACCTATGAGGCGCGGCACCTCTATGCGCCGTCGTTCGAAGCGGCCGAAGCGCTCCGCGCGCGGCTCCTCGCCGGGGAGGCCTTCGAGGCGCTCGCCCGCGAGGTTTTCGCCGATCCCACGCTCGCCGAAAACGGCGGCTACGTCGGCGAGTTCGGCCACGACGACATGGACGCGGCGTTCGAATACGCCGCCTTCACGCTGCCCGTCGGTGAGATCTCCGAGCCCGTGCAGACGGCCCTCGGCTATTCGATTATCCGCGTCGAGAACCGCGCCACGGTGCCGCTCCTGACGGAGACGCAGTTCGCGGAGAAGCGGGCCACCCTGGAGCGCTACGAACGCAAGCGCCTCCGCGTGGAGGTGCGCTACCGCCACAGCCGTGCCGTGCGCGACGCGCTCGACATCGAGGTGGCTCCGGGGCCGCTCGCGGACCTCGCCGCACTCGCATCAGGGGAGGGCGGCGAGGCGCCCAGTGACACGGATGCCTGGCAGTCCACCCCCATCGTCACGTTCGACTCGCCGACGACGGGCACGCAGACGTGGACCGTTGCCGACGTGGAACGCCTTGCGGCGCAGGCCTCCGAGCGGCAGCTCTCGGCCGTGCGCGACGACCGGTCGCTCCAGACGTTCATCGAGGGACTCGTGGTGCGCGAAGAGCTCGCGGCCCGCGCGGCCGAGGCCGGCCTGGACGAGGGCGACCGATTCGATGCCGTCGTCGCGAAGCGCATTGGCGACTGGGTCTTTGCCCAGACCGAACAGCGCATGCGCGAGACGGCCTCGCCGCCCGTCGACTCCCTCCGCGCCTACTTCGACGAGTACGCCTCGTACTACACGATGCCTGCACGCGTGCCCGTGCAGGAGATCCTGGTCGCCTCCAACCGCGAGGCGCAGGAACTCCGCGCGCGCATCAACGCGGGCGAGGACTTCGGCGCGCTGGCCCGCGACTATTCGCAGCGCCCCGGGGCCGACCTCGGAGGCGGCGATCTCGGGCTGCTCTCGCGCGGCGACCTCGGCGTCCTCGGCGACCCGGTGTTCGAGGCCGCGCCTGGCGCGCTCGTCGGGCCGCTCGAAGTGGCTGGCAGCTACGTGCTCCTGCGCCGCGGCGCCCTCCAGCCCCCGCGCCCAATGACCTTCGCCGAGGCCCGCCCCCAGATCGCTGGGCGCCTCGACGCCGAATACGCCCAGCGCTGGCTCGGGCGCTACCTCGAGGACCTCCGCAGCCGCTACGACGTCCGCATCCACACCGACGCCGTCGCCCGCGTCCGTCTCTTCTCCTAG